Genomic window (Thermotoga sp.):
GAATTCTCATGAAGAAAAAAGCGTACATCGCCACAATCACCATTAGAACGATTCTCAAAGACCTCATAGCTTCAAATATCGAGTTCTTTTACCTTCAGGGCATGCCTTTCTATGAATTCCCTTCTGCTCGCCGGATCGTTCCCCATGAGGATCTCAAAGAGTCTGTCAGCCTCTTCAGCGTCCTCTATGGTCACTCTTATTATCTTCCTAGTCTCAGGGTTCATGGTTGTTTCCCACAGCTGCTCTGGATTCATCTCTCCGAGTCCCTTGTACCTCTGTATCTCCATTTTCCTCCCCTCGAACTTCTTCCTGTATTCCACCAACTCCAAATCGCTGTACACGTAGAACTCCTCTTTTCCAACTTTTATCCTGTACAGTGGAGGAAGCGCTATGTGGATCCTCCCCTCTTTTATCAGTGGCTTCATGTACCTGTAAAAAAGCGTCAGAAGCAGTGTTCTGATGTGAGCACCGTCGATATCGGCATCCGTCATGATGATTATCTTCCCGTAGCGCAACTTGTTCTCGTCGAAATCGTCTCCTATTCCGGTACCCACCGCAACGATTATGTCACTGATCTGTTCGTTCTTCAACAGGCGATCCAGAGAAGATTTTTCGACGTTCAGAATCTTTCCTCTGATCGGAAGAACTGCCTGGAACACTCTATCACGAGCCTGTTTGGCGGATCCGCCAGCAGAGTCACCTTCAACGATGAAAAGCTCGGTGTTTTCACGATTCGAGGAACTGCAATCCGCCAGCTTTCCAGGGAGGGTAGTACTCTGAAGTACGTTCTTTCTCCTCACCATTTCCCTTGCTCTTCTTGCCGCTTCTCTTGCTTGCTTTGTGCTCAGTATCTTCGATAGGATCGCTTTGATAAGTTCCGGACTGGCGTCGAAAATCCTCTTTAACTCTTCCCTCATCACTCTGGTTACGGCTTCTTTCACTTCTTCATTACCAAGCTTCGATTTAGTCTGTCCTTCAAACTCTGGATTCTTCACGTAGACACTCACGACGGCGGTCAGTCCTTCTCGTACGTCATCCCCCTGGAAAGAATCTCCATTTTTCAAGAAATTGTGTTTTCTTCCATATTCGTTCATCAACTTTGTGAGGATCGTCTTGAACGCTGTAACGTGTGTTCCCCCGTCGACAGTCTTTATAGTGTTTGCAAAGGAAACGATCTCTTCTGAGTAAGAATCAGTGTACTGGAAGGCAATCTCCACGATCACCTCGTCTTCTCTGTCCTTGACCCTGACTTTCTCCGTTCTCTTCAGGTATATCACGTCATGAAGGGTTCTTTTACCACGGTTCAGATACCTCACGAATTCCCTCAAACCACCATCGAACTTGAATGTCTTTTTCTCCTCGTTTATTCTGTCTTCGAATTCTATTTTCAATCCCGGCACGAGAAAAGCGATTTCTCTCAACCTGTGTTCAAGTATATCGGGATCGAACTCGATTTCAGAGAATACGAGAGGATCTGGTTTGAATCGAACAACCGTGCCGTGCTTGTCCGTCTCACCAATTACCTCAACGGGAGTGACCGGCTTTCCCCGTTCGTACCTTTGCCTGTGAACCTTACCGTCCCGGTGAACTTTCACCTCAAGCCATTCAGAAAGTGCGTTCACCACAGAAACTCCTACACCATGAAGCCCACCGCTTATTTTGTAGGAATCCTTGGAGAACTTCCCTCCTGCGTGCAGAACGGTGAAAACCACTTCCAGAGCACTCCTGCCCTCTTCTGGATGCACGTCGATAGGGATACCCCTTCCGTTGTCTTCAACCTCGACACTACCGTCCCCATAGAGAGTAACTTTGATCCAATCACAGTAACCGGCGAGTGCCTCATCAACACTGTTGTCAACCACTTCGTACACAAGGTGGTGCAAGCCGCGCTTTCCCGTGGATCCAATGTACATTCCGGGTCGCATTCGGACAGGTTCCAGTCCTTTCAAGACCTTTATACTTTCAGCTGAGTACTTCTCCATTGATCTTTCCCCTCCTGAACACCATGTCTCTGAACACTATCTTTCCTGCCTTCTCGTTGAGCATGTGAAGAATCTTGTCTTTCTGAAAAGAAAGTTCGGTCAGCCACAACGAATCATCACAGACAACATGAATAACTCCGTTTGCCACCTTCTCTACCGCCGTGTGCCTGGCGATGAGAGGACCTACCAGTCCTTCCCAATCCATCAGAAGCATTCTCATCTTTAACTCGGAAAACAAAGGGTTTTCACTTGCAAGTTCCTCGAATAGCTTCCCAAAAGGCTTCACGTTCCCACCCAGTTTTCCTCCAGACTCAAAACAAAAGGTTCGAAGTTTTCCATCAGTGTCGCTGTTATGGGGCCTGGTTCTTCTTCAAAAAACAGGTGATCGTTCAGCCTCTTTACGGGTACAATTCCTACGCTTGTGTGAGTCAAAAACATCTCGTCTGCTTCAAACAATTCCCAGACCCATACGAGCCGTTCTTCCAGAGGGATCTCCAGTCTTCTTGCAAGTTTTATCACGTTTTCCCGGGTTATCCCGTCGAGGATTCCAGAATCGATGGAAGGAGTGACCAATTTTCCTTCCTTTATCAGGAAGACATTGCTAAAACTTCCTTCACAGATCTGGCCATTCAAACCTATCAGAATCACATCGTAGCATTCTCCTATTTCTCTTCGAGCAAGCAGAATATCCGTTCTGCCGGTTATCTTCAAACTCGGCGGTGTAGAAAGATCAGGGATCCTTCTGACACTCGATATCTTCACATCGACTCCCTCTTCGACGTTTGGAACGTTCAAGGGCGAAAAAACAAAGAATGTTTCACCGGATCTCACAGAAAGGAACACCTTTATTCTACTCTCGCAGTCGAGCTGCTGAGCACCTTTCTTCAGTATGTCGACAAATTCCTCGAACGTCATGGAAAAGGGAATATCAAAAAAAGAAACAGCTCTTATCAACCGATTGTAGTGTTTGTAGGCAGCGAAAGGGATTCTGTTGTATGTTCTTAAGGTTTCGTAAGCGAGCCCCTGGGAAACCTCCTCGAACATTTCGTAGTTCAAAAGAAAATCATCCGTGTGAGTGAACCGCCCTTTCCACCAAATCAGCACGACAGGAGATCACTCCTTCTTCCGAGAGAGACTTCACCTTTACATCGTGGAACATCCCTACGCCGTCGCCCACGAATTCGTGTTTCACGTAATACTCGTCGTAGCCCGAAAGCACACCCTTTGCGATGTACCATTCGGCGAGCACTCTCCTTCTCTTGTTCACCATTCGTTTCTTGTATTTGTGAGACACCTCCTTCGATTTTTCCCTTAAAATTTTCATGCGCTCTTTCTTCTTATGTTCGGGAACGGCATCGGTGAAGGTGCTCGCTGGAGTTCCAGATCTGGGAGAATATCTGAATATGTGAACCCTACTGAATTCAACTTCCTCTAGGAGTCTCATGGTTTCCAGAAAGTCTTCATCCGTCTCCCCTGGAAAGCCAACGATGATATCCGTCGTTATGGAAAAATCGGGGTTGATACTCCTCAATTTTTCCACCACTTTCAGGAAGTCAGAAGAACTGTATCGTCTTCCCATCCTCCTCAAAATCCTATCCGACCCACTCTGAACAGATATGTGAAGATGTGGACACAATCTGGTGTTGACCTGGAAGGCTTCAACGAGATCGTCTGTTATATCCTCTACGTTCAAGGAGCTGAGGCGCACTCTGTAATCGCCAGGAACGTGTTCTATGATCTTCAGAAGGTCGACCAAAGTAGCCCCGACGTCCTTTCCATACTTTCCAAGGTTGACACCGGTGATGACGATTTCCTTATATCCCCTCATCACCATCTTCTCGAACTCTTCTTTGAATATCTCCAGAGGCTTGCTCCTCACTTTCGTTCCGCGCGCAAGCCTTATAGCACAGTAAGTACAACAGTTATCGCATCCGTCTTCCACTTTTATGTAGGCTCGGGTTCTATCCTCAAAGCTTCCCTTCACCTTCTCGTAGACGGGGCTGTCGGGGGCTGACACCACCACCTTTTGCTCCCCGTTCAGGGAAAGAAGATGATCAACTATGTTCTTTTTCTCAGATATTCCCAGAACCATGTTTACGGGAAGTTTCTTTGCCTCCTCAGGAAAGAGCTGTGCAAAACATCCCGTGAGGATTATCTTTGCATCTTTGTTCTTCTTTCGTATGCTCCTAATGAGCCTTTTGACTTTCCTCTCCACTTCCTGTGTGACCGCACAGGAGTTTATTATGTAGTAAGAAGCCTCACCGGCCGGCAGAACGGTGTAGCCAGCCTTTTCCAGTTGTTCAGCCATGTATTCACTTTCGTACTGGTTTACCTTGCACCCAAAGGTCTCGATCCTCACCGCTTTCATATCTCTAACTTCCCCTCCGAAACCACTCTCAGAATATCTATCCTTCTGACGATCCCAACGAGTTGCATACTATCATTGACTACCGGAAGAGATTTGAAACCGTGTCTTATGAGGTAGTCCGCCGCCACTATCAAGGGATCGTCCTCCTTCACCACGATGGGTGGTTTGCTCATGTACTCCGATATGGGTTTGTCCTTTATTTTGACCACATTTCTGATCAACTGGTTGGTGTCTGGTATGAAAGAAGCGGACCTGAGAAGAGAGAAATAACTGGGAACCAGGGCTTTTATCAGATCGCTTTCACTAACGAAGCCCACGACTCGCATGTCGTAATCGACAACTGGTATTCCTGAAAGATTCTGTCTTGACAGAAGTTTTATAACCGTCTCCACAGCTTCGTCCTCAAAGACAGCGGATATATCATAAATAACGGCATCTTTCACTCTCATTTACTTCACCCTCTCCACGGTGAAGTGATCGTATTCTTTCTTTATCGCCTCAAGATCCGGCATGTATTTTTCTTTTCGCCTGGTTGCAGCCAGTGCGGAAGCAAAACCAAACTTCGCCATCTCCAAGAAATTCGCTCCGTGGACGACAAAATAGTAAACCATTCCCGCCACGTAAGCGTCTCCTGCACCAAGCAGATGCGACGTGTCTATCTCCTCTCTTGATCTTATGATCCACACGCCGTCTTTCGTGGCAACTATGTCGCTCTTCACCTCATAAGAAACAACTGCGACCTGCGACTTTTCCACGATCTTTTCCGCGAGTCGAACATGATCCTCAAACGTTTTAAGCTCCATACCAAAGGGTGTTACGTGGTTTCCCCTCAAATCCGGCTTCACCACGTTTGGATACTCCGGACCTGCCAACATTTTCTCGAGCAATCTAGGGATTTGTTCCACGAAGACGAAGATTCCCTTCTCACGAGCGAGTTTCACCAGCTCGTTGCAGACGCTCTCACTTACTCCGAGTGGGATGCTTCCAGAAATAACCACACAATCGACCTTCGAGAGAGTCATTTTGTACCTTCTCAAGAAATGATTCAGGTCAGCTTCGCTGATCTCCGGACCGGGAAAATTTATGGCCGTTATGGTTCGATTCTTTTCGTCTATGATCTCTATGTTCTCCCTCGTCTCTCCATCTACATAAACAAAGTTCGTCGTGATCAGGTTTGATATTCTTCGCAACTCTTCAACGAGAATCCTTCCCATGTGACCTCCCACGAATCCTGTGGCTATGGAAGGGACACCGAGCTTTGAGAGGGCTATTGAAACATTTATCCCTTTTCCGCCCGGTGTCATCTGTGTTCTGGTCAGATCCCTCAACCTATACAACCTGTTCACCTGGAAGTCATCTATGAAGATCTCCCGGTCCAGCGCGGGATTGAGCGTGACGGTCAGTATCATAGGATCACCCCGTTCGTAAAGTGATTTCTCACATTTTCAAAACAAAATCCCTAGGGCTTCCCGCATAATTGATTCTACCATCATTCAGTATCACCAACAAATCTGCAATGTAGAGAAACCTCTGGAGGATTCGGGTGGAAATGACGAAGGTTCTTTTCTCTCCCATCTCGAAGAACGTGTCGATGATCCTTTCGAGATTCCTGTCGTCAAGGTGATCTAACAGGCAATCCATCAGTATGATTTCGGGTTGTTTCTGCTCCAATATGAAAAGAAGGAGGGATATCTTTTCGGCGGGAGAGAAGACAGAAAGGGGAGTCTTGCGTCCCAACGTTAACATTCTCAATACGCCAAGATCATCTAACCTTTCAGAGAACTCCTCGAGGTCTATCTTCTTTTTCAAACTCAGCCCTAGAAATTCGTCGAAGTTGTAGTGATTCATAGCATCAATGAAACTCGTATCAAGGTACAGAGCTTTTTTCCTCACGTAAGTGTCATCGAGATCCTTCACGTCCTGACCGAGGAAATAAACCGTACCACTCTCCAAGGCACCTTCCAGTATTTCATCGTTCAGTTTGACAACCGCCCGAAGGAGGGTGGATTTACCGGATCCCCGAGGTCCATACAGGATGTTCATCCCTTTAACAAAAGAAATAGTGACATCATTTAAAATGTCCTTTCCGCTCACGGAAACAGAGAAATGATCAAACCTTATCGGAGATCTTTCGTCTTTCATCGTTCTCTCTTTCCTTCTTCCCGCCAAATCCCAGGCGTCTCTTTATTTCCTTTAGAGCATTCTCGTCTCCGCCTGTCATCATCTTGAGGAGGTCTATCTGCGAAAGCACTCTAGGATTCTTAGATACCCTTTTTCCCAAGCAGCATCACCTCACGATAAATTTTATTCCCAAACTTTTAATTAGACTTGTAAGGATCATTACAATTAGAAACCTCCCCTTTTGAATCGATCTCAGGAGTTAAAATCTACCTGGAGGTGATTGAATGCGAAAACCACCGTTCATAGTAGAGTACGAGTTAACTACAAGATGCAATTTCAGATGCAAGCACTGTTATTGCGAGGCGGGAGAACCCCATCCAAACGAACTGAGTTTCGAGGAGATAAAGGAACTAATGATCGACGTGAAAGAGCTGGGAGTGTGGGCTCTCGATCTTGTGGGAGGTGAGCCTCTTCTCCACCCGAGGATTTTCGATATACTCGCCTTTGGTAAAGAGATAGGTCAGAAGCTCATGATAAACACGAACGGATCTCTTGCCACCAAAGATGTAGTTCGGAAAGTAAAAAAAGCCAATTCAAGCGTGTTGGTAGGCGTCTCATTGGAAGGTCCAGATCCTGAGATAAACGACTACGTGAGGGGCAGAGGTAATTTCGAAAGGGCGCTTGAAGGCATCAGAAACTTTATAGGTGAGGGTTTCCAGGTCACGATACTCAACGTGATAAACAGGATAAACTGGAGAAAGTTTGAAGACATGGTGAAGCTGACCTTGCAACTGGGTGCCAGTGCCCTGTATGTGGACAGGTTCATCCCAGTTGGAAGGGGAAGGTTCCACGCAAAAGAACTGGACATGAATCCCGACGAGTGGAAGGAAGCTATAAGCTACGTTCTCGGTATTGTGGATGCTTACAAGGGCCAGCTGACGTTCTACGTTGAAGAATCCATTTCTGGTGCTTTCTGCTCTGCTGGCATCACCCATGCTTCAATACTTGTTGAGGGAACTGTTGTACCCTGTGGACATTTTAGATACAGTAAAGAATACTACATGGGAAACGTACGTGAAAGGAAATTTTCCGAGATATGGAACGAATACAAACCTCTGCCTTCTCCGTCGTCCTGCTTGACGTGTCCGATTTTGAAAGAGTGTGGTGGAGGGTGCAAGGCATATTATTTACTGAGAGGATACGAAAAAGATGAAGCTATCTGCGCGATAAATCTGTCCAGGCACAACATAAAGTAACAAATACGCAAAGTGTATTTCATGTTGTGGGCATAGAATATTTTACCGACCGGTAAGTAAAAAAAGATGGAGGTGATTCAATGCCAGTAGGTGGAATCAAAGGGATGATCTACCGGCAGGCAGGAAAACTCGTCAGCTCTTTTGTGAAAAACACCGAGGTGGAAACGCTGGGAAAGATATTCGGAACCCTGAGTATGTTCACGAAAGAGCCATCGAAGAGTGGCCTCAGGAAGCTCGCAGACCTCGCAAAAGAGAGACATCCGATGGTGATGTCATGGGTCAACATCTTCAAGAAGGCGAGTCCAAAATGCGTGGAAGGGGTTATAAACAACCTGATCATCAACGAGTTCGCACTCGGGGAACCAATAAGACAGGAGAAGATGCACGAGTACAGAACAGTCCTTCCGAAGCTCATTGTTCTGAGTCCCACCTATGCTTGTAACCTGAATTGCGTAGGGTGTTATGCAGGACTCTACGGCAGGAAGTATGAGCTTTCCCATGATGAAGTCAGGGACATCCTGAAACAGGCCAACGATCTGGGAATATTCTTCTTCATCGTTACTGGTGGAGAGCCATTCTTCTGGCCACATCTGATGGACATTTTCGAAGAGTTCAAAGACAGTTACTTCCTCGTTTACACCAATGGAACTCTGATAAAGGAAGAGACAGCAAAGAGGCTGGCAGAACTCGGAAACGCGACACTCTCTATCTCAGTGGAGGGGTTCGAAACGGACACCGACTGGAGAAGAGGAAGAGGCATTTTCAAAAAGATTCTCGAAGCATGGGAAAGGCTGAGAAGATACGGTGTGATCTTTGGAGCCTCCGTAACGGCAACCAGGATGAACCACGAGACCCTCATGAAAGACGAATTCTGGGACTTCCTCGAAGAGCAGGGAGTTTCTTATGTCTGGGTGTACCAGTTCATGCCGGTTGGGACGAACCCATCCATGGATCTTGTTCCCACTCCCAAACAGAGGTATGAGAGATTCCACAAACTCGAGCAGCTCAGACTCAGTGGAAGGTTTGCCTTCGTCGCCGATTTCTGGAACCATGGATTCCTTACGAACGGATGTCTTGCGGCGGGAGCCAAGTACCTCCACATAAATGCGAAGGGCTATGTGGAACCTTGCGTCTTCCAGCAGTTCGCCGTCGACAGCATTCGCGAGAAAAAGCTCATCGATATTCTAAGATCACCGTTCTTTGAGGCCTACAAGAGGATGATTCCTTACAGCGACAATCTCTTTAGACCGTGCCCAATCATAGACAATCCGAAGGTGTTCAGAGCTATGGTTAAAGCGTTCAACGCAAAGCCTCAACATGAGGGTTCCGAGAGAATCATCACCGAACTTGCACCCGCACTTGACAAACTCGCCGCCGAATGGAAGAAGTATGCTGACAAGCTCTGGTACGAGGAAGGTTACTCTGAGATCTACCCCGCAAACAGAGGTGTTTACAACTACGAAGTGAGAATGAGAAGATACGCGGACAAGGAAAAGCTCCTCGCGGTGGACAAACGCTACAGGAACTGACGTGGAGGGGTCAAATTGGGTTCCGAAACGAGGAGAAAAATTCTAGAAGCGGCAAAGAAGGCGTTTTCAAAGTACGGGTACGACGGTGTTAGCATGGAGGAGATCGCACGGGAAGCGGGTGTGAAAAAGGCACTTATATACTACTACTTCCCAAGCAAAGACAAGCTCTTCGAAGAAGTCTGGAGAGAAGCCCTAGAGGAACTGGAAAACCATCTCTTTACAGTCACAAAGGAGACGAATTCTTACTTTGCCAAAATTAAAAAGTTTCTGAAATCTTACGTCGATTTTGTGCTGAACAAATCGGTACTGAACGAGATAATAGAAAAGGAGAAGATGATGATCCGCTTCAAAGAGGGGGAGAAATGGTCGGTTCTGAAAGAAAGATATGAGAGCTTTATAAAACGGGTTGAGAAACTGATAGAGGAAGGGAAGAAGCAAAACTACGTACCAAAGGATCTGGATTCGCGAGCCGCCGCAGAACTCATTGTCAATTCAATGGGGGATGTTCCAAAAGACAGAAAATTGCTTCAAAGCATACAGGAGATGATTCTCAAAGGACTTTTGAACACAAAAACAGAAGAGGGGCGATAGCCCCTCTTTTTTTCAAAATCTTTTTTTCACGCCGAATTCTTCTTCTGCACGCTGAACCATCTTTTCGAAGATCTGGTTCACTTCTTCGTCTGTTAAGGTCCTCTCTGGATGCCTGAATATCACGTAGAAGGTAACGCTCACCATATCCTCTGGGACACCCCTTCCCTTGTAAACGTCGAACACCCCCACTTCTTCTACGAGAGGTTCTCCGACTTTTCTGAAGAGATTCAGGATCTCGAGTGATCTGAATCCCCTTGGAAGCAGGAAAGAAACATCTCTTCGAACGGCCGGGAACTTCGGTGTGGGTCTGTAAACGGGCCTTTCCGAAGCAAGCTCTCTGAGCAATTCTAAGTTGATTTCAAAAAAGTATGCCTCTTCCTTAACATCGTACTCGTCGAGAAGCTTCGGATCGACCATTCCCACAAATCCCAGCTCTCTGCCCGCAGAAAAGATGCGAGCTGTTCTTGTCGGGAAAAACCCTTTCAGCCCCGTTTCCCTGTACTCAACACATACCCCGTATCTCTGAAACAGCTCGTCCAGTACCCCTTTTATTGTATAAAAAGATACCTTCCGCTTGTCAGTGTAGTCATCAGGGTTTTCCAATCCACAGGCCACAGCCGATAGTGTCTCAACTTCCCTGTACCTATCGTTTTCTTTGAAATAGATCTTTCCGATCTCGAAGAGCTTTAGGTTTCTGTTTTGCCTCTTGAAATTCTCAGAGAGCACCTGGATCATGCTGTGAAACTGAGTGTTTCGCATTACGTCCATATCCGAAGAAATGGGATTTATGAGAAAAACCGGTTCTCTTTCCACAACAGGCCATCTTTTCATCTTCTCGGAGCTCACAAAGGAAAAGCTCACGATTTCATCGAATCCCATACCTTTCATGAAGCGGGAAATTTCTCTTCTGAAAAGCTGCTTTTCGTTCCAGCCGATGTTTACAGCAGGCAGGCTTATGACTCTGGGATTTATCTTCTCGTAGCCGTTTATCCTTCCTATCTCCTCGATCAGGTCTATCTCTCTTTCCACGTCCGGCCTGAAGGTGGGAACCACGACCTCG
Coding sequences:
- the gyrB gene encoding DNA topoisomerase (ATP-hydrolyzing) subunit B, which codes for MEKYSAESIKVLKGLEPVRMRPGMYIGSTGKRGLHHLVYEVVDNSVDEALAGYCDWIKVTLYGDGSVEVEDNGRGIPIDVHPEEGRSALEVVFTVLHAGGKFSKDSYKISGGLHGVGVSVVNALSEWLEVKVHRDGKVHRQRYERGKPVTPVEVIGETDKHGTVVRFKPDPLVFSEIEFDPDILEHRLREIAFLVPGLKIEFEDRINEEKKTFKFDGGLREFVRYLNRGKRTLHDVIYLKRTEKVRVKDREDEVIVEIAFQYTDSYSEEIVSFANTIKTVDGGTHVTAFKTILTKLMNEYGRKHNFLKNGDSFQGDDVREGLTAVVSVYVKNPEFEGQTKSKLGNEEVKEAVTRVMREELKRIFDASPELIKAILSKILSTKQAREAARRAREMVRRKNVLQSTTLPGKLADCSSSNRENTELFIVEGDSAGGSAKQARDRVFQAVLPIRGKILNVEKSSLDRLLKNEQISDIIVAVGTGIGDDFDENKLRYGKIIIMTDADIDGAHIRTLLLTLFYRYMKPLIKEGRIHIALPPLYRIKVGKEEFYVYSDLELVEYRKKFEGRKMEIQRYKGLGEMNPEQLWETTMNPETRKIIRVTIEDAEEADRLFEILMGNDPASRREFIERHALKVKELDI
- a CDS encoding DUF721 domain-containing protein translates to MKPFGKLFEELASENPLFSELKMRMLLMDWEGLVGPLIARHTAVEKVANGVIHVVCDDSLWLTELSFQKDKILHMLNEKAGKIVFRDMVFRRGKINGEVLS
- a CDS encoding 1-phosphofructokinase family hexose kinase — translated: MILTVTLNPALDREIFIDDFQVNRLYRLRDLTRTQMTPGGKGINVSIALSKLGVPSIATGFVGGHMGRILVEELRRISNLITTNFVYVDGETRENIEIIDEKNRTITAINFPGPEISEADLNHFLRRYKMTLSKVDCVVISGSIPLGVSESVCNELVKLAREKGIFVFVEQIPRLLEKMLAGPEYPNVVKPDLRGNHVTPFGMELKTFEDHVRLAEKIVEKSQVAVVSYEVKSDIVATKDGVWIIRSREEIDTSHLLGAGDAYVAGMVYYFVVHGANFLEMAKFGFASALAATRRKEKYMPDLEAIKKEYDHFTVERVK
- a CDS encoding aminotransferase class IV, translating into MNYEMFEEVSQGLAYETLRTYNRIPFAAYKHYNRLIRAVSFFDIPFSMTFEEFVDILKKGAQQLDCESRIKVFLSVRSGETFFVFSPLNVPNVEEGVDVKISSVRRIPDLSTPPSLKITGRTDILLARREIGECYDVILIGLNGQICEGSFSNVFLIKEGKLVTPSIDSGILDGITRENVIKLARRLEIPLEERLVWVWELFEADEMFLTHTSVGIVPVKRLNDHLFFEEEPGPITATLMENFEPFVLSLEENWVGT
- a CDS encoding CBS domain-containing protein, with the protein product MRVKDAVIYDISAVFEDEAVETVIKLLSRQNLSGIPVVDYDMRVVGFVSESDLIKALVPSYFSLLRSASFIPDTNQLIRNVVKIKDKPISEYMSKPPIVVKEDDPLIVAADYLIRHGFKSLPVVNDSMQLVGIVRRIDILRVVSEGKLEI
- a CDS encoding ATP-binding cassette domain-containing protein, which gives rise to MKDERSPIRFDHFSVSVSGKDILNDVTISFVKGMNILYGPRGSGKSTLLRAVVKLNDEILEGALESGTVYFLGQDVKDLDDTYVRKKALYLDTSFIDAMNHYNFDEFLGLSLKKKIDLEEFSERLDDLGVLRMLTLGRKTPLSVFSPAEKISLLLFILEQKQPEIILMDCLLDHLDDRNLERIIDTFFEMGEKRTFVISTRILQRFLYIADLLVILNDGRINYAGSPRDFVLKM
- a CDS encoding radical SAM protein, encoding MPVGGIKGMIYRQAGKLVSSFVKNTEVETLGKIFGTLSMFTKEPSKSGLRKLADLAKERHPMVMSWVNIFKKASPKCVEGVINNLIINEFALGEPIRQEKMHEYRTVLPKLIVLSPTYACNLNCVGCYAGLYGRKYELSHDEVRDILKQANDLGIFFFIVTGGEPFFWPHLMDIFEEFKDSYFLVYTNGTLIKEETAKRLAELGNATLSISVEGFETDTDWRRGRGIFKKILEAWERLRRYGVIFGASVTATRMNHETLMKDEFWDFLEEQGVSYVWVYQFMPVGTNPSMDLVPTPKQRYERFHKLEQLRLSGRFAFVADFWNHGFLTNGCLAAGAKYLHINAKGYVEPCVFQQFAVDSIREKKLIDILRSPFFEAYKRMIPYSDNLFRPCPIIDNPKVFRAMVKAFNAKPQHEGSERIITELAPALDKLAAEWKKYADKLWYEEGYSEIYPANRGVYNYEVRMRRYADKEKLLAVDKRYRN
- a CDS encoding TetR/AcrR family transcriptional regulator — its product is MGSETRRKILEAAKKAFSKYGYDGVSMEEIAREAGVKKALIYYYFPSKDKLFEEVWREALEELENHLFTVTKETNSYFAKIKKFLKSYVDFVLNKSVLNEIIEKEKMMIRFKEGEKWSVLKERYESFIKRVEKLIEEGKKQNYVPKDLDSRAAAELIVNSMGDVPKDRKLLQSIQEMILKGLLNTKTEEGR
- a CDS encoding radical SAM protein, with translation MRKPPFIVEYELTTRCNFRCKHCYCEAGEPHPNELSFEEIKELMIDVKELGVWALDLVGGEPLLHPRIFDILAFGKEIGQKLMINTNGSLATKDVVRKVKKANSSVLVGVSLEGPDPEINDYVRGRGNFERALEGIRNFIGEGFQVTILNVINRINWRKFEDMVKLTLQLGASALYVDRFIPVGRGRFHAKELDMNPDEWKEAISYVLGIVDAYKGQLTFYVEESISGAFCSAGITHASILVEGTVVPCGHFRYSKEYYMGNVRERKFSEIWNEYKPLPSPSSCLTCPILKECGGGCKAYYLLRGYEKDEAICAINLSRHNIK
- the mtaB gene encoding tRNA (N(6)-L-threonylcarbamoyladenosine(37)-C(2))-methylthiotransferase MtaB, yielding MKAVRIETFGCKVNQYESEYMAEQLEKAGYTVLPAGEASYYIINSCAVTQEVERKVKRLIRSIRKKNKDAKIILTGCFAQLFPEEAKKLPVNMVLGISEKKNIVDHLLSLNGEQKVVVSAPDSPVYEKVKGSFEDRTRAYIKVEDGCDNCCTYCAIRLARGTKVRSKPLEIFKEEFEKMVMRGYKEIVITGVNLGKYGKDVGATLVDLLKIIEHVPGDYRVRLSSLNVEDITDDLVEAFQVNTRLCPHLHISVQSGSDRILRRMGRRYSSSDFLKVVEKLRSINPDFSITTDIIVGFPGETDEDFLETMRLLEEVEFSRVHIFRYSPRSGTPASTFTDAVPEHKKKERMKILREKSKEVSHKYKKRMVNKRRRVLAEWYIAKGVLSGYDEYYVKHEFVGDGVGMFHDVKVKSLSEEGVISCRADLVERAVHSHG